Proteins encoded by one window of Sulfurospirillum barnesii SES-3:
- a CDS encoding NADH-quinone oxidoreductase subunit J family protein translates to MMDVIFIILSVFAIGGALGMVLFHQPVHGALSLILTIIALAGLFALLSASFLFMVQIIVYAGAIITLLIFIIMFLNVKEANLPKEPYKNITLFLGSLALLPLNFLILRAFSKLPLAQQNVLVEGFGDIQPLGMELFEKWLLPFELISVLLLVALIGAVVLGRKEEEV, encoded by the coding sequence ATGATGGATGTCATTTTTATCATTCTTTCAGTGTTTGCTATCGGTGGAGCATTAGGCATGGTGTTGTTTCATCAGCCCGTGCACGGAGCGTTGAGTCTTATTTTAACCATCATCGCTCTTGCGGGATTGTTTGCGCTTTTGAGTGCCTCTTTTTTATTTATGGTGCAAATTATTGTTTATGCTGGGGCGATTATCACGCTTCTTATTTTTATCATTATGTTTTTAAACGTCAAAGAGGCTAATTTACCCAAAGAGCCGTACAAAAACATCACTCTTTTTCTAGGCTCTTTGGCATTGCTTCCTTTGAATTTTTTGATTTTACGGGCGTTTTCCAAACTCCCTTTGGCGCAACAAAATGTTTTAGTGGAAGGCTTTGGCGACATCCAGCCTCTTGGGATGGAGCTTTTTGAAAAGTGGTTGTTGCCTTTTGAGCTTATTTCTGTTTTGTTGCTGGTGGCGCTCATCGGTGCGGTGGTATTGGGACGTAAGGAGGAGGAAGTATGA
- a CDS encoding complex I subunit 1/NuoH family protein: MNSVLLSVVIINVILALLFSLGAAPILVWMERRVAGLIQDRLGPNRCHIKGFRLGGLIQSFADMLKLVFKEDFQSKSIKQGFFFSLAPVIVFASAFLTFMVMPFADTLVIGTQQFRMQGLPIDLGVLWFLAFAGLSVYGIMIGGWASNNKYSLLGSVRAAAQVISYEAAMGLSLVSVLITYGSIDLVKIVNVQGETFLGIVPMWGIVLQPIAGLIFIVTAFAEANRTPFDIAEGESEIVGGFHTEYSAMRFGLFFVGEYVAMSASSALIVTLFFGGYHLPYLNSQTLQTHMELFLGVLMIALPLVSFFFVRWMLRNNRFQAKADIRNRESAVLLKGIVLLNALIVLFLGALLFFGLSQTGSNIATAVVQIATFAFKLLLMNFVFVWVRWTLPRFRYDQLQDLGWKVLMPLAIANIFITATVVVVFGV, encoded by the coding sequence ATGAACAGCGTTTTGCTCAGTGTCGTCATTATCAATGTGATTTTAGCACTTCTTTTTTCACTCGGAGCCGCACCTATTTTAGTCTGGATGGAACGTCGTGTGGCAGGGCTCATTCAAGACCGCTTAGGTCCCAATCGCTGTCATATCAAAGGATTTCGTTTAGGAGGGCTCATTCAGTCGTTTGCGGATATGCTCAAACTGGTTTTCAAAGAAGACTTCCAATCCAAATCCATCAAGCAAGGCTTTTTCTTCTCCCTAGCGCCCGTCATTGTGTTTGCCTCGGCGTTTTTAACCTTTATGGTCATGCCTTTTGCCGACACACTCGTGATTGGCACACAACAGTTTCGGATGCAAGGCTTGCCCATCGATTTGGGCGTTTTATGGTTTTTAGCCTTTGCAGGGCTTAGTGTGTATGGCATCATGATAGGAGGGTGGGCGAGTAACAATAAATATTCGCTTCTAGGCTCCGTTCGCGCTGCTGCACAAGTTATCAGTTACGAAGCGGCGATGGGGCTTTCTTTGGTTTCGGTTTTGATAACGTATGGCTCAATTGATTTGGTCAAAATCGTCAATGTTCAAGGAGAGACTTTTTTAGGCATTGTGCCGATGTGGGGCATTGTTTTACAACCCATTGCGGGGCTTATTTTTATTGTTACCGCCTTTGCGGAGGCGAATCGTACCCCTTTTGATATTGCAGAGGGAGAGAGTGAAATCGTAGGTGGTTTTCACACCGAATACAGTGCGATGCGCTTTGGGCTCTTCTTCGTAGGTGAATATGTGGCGATGAGTGCGTCAAGTGCGCTGATTGTCACCCTCTTTTTTGGCGGATACCATCTACCCTATCTTAATTCCCAAACCCTTCAAACGCACATGGAGCTTTTTTTAGGGGTTTTGATGATAGCGCTACCTCTTGTGAGCTTTTTCTTTGTGCGTTGGATGCTGCGCAACAATCGTTTTCAAGCAAAGGCGGATATTCGTAACCGTGAGAGTGCTGTTTTGCTCAAAGGTATTGTACTTTTGAATGCGCTTATTGTGCTCTTTTTGGGAGCACTTTTATTTTTTGGCTTGAGTCAAACGGGTTCAAACATTGCCACCGCCGTGGTGCAAATTGCGACGTTTGCGTTTAAGCTATTGCTTATGAATTTTGTCTTTGTGTGGGTACGTTGGACGCTGCCTCGTTTTCGCTATGACCAACTTCAAGATTTGGGATGGAAGGTGCTTATGCCTTTAGCCATTGCCAATATTTTTATCACCGCAACGGTTGTTGTGGTTTTTGGGGTGTAA
- a CDS encoding NuoI/complex I 23 kDa subunit family protein: MGIKIVKREGNSFKEKLYIPAIFGGMKTTLRHFLTNLSDTSKVKTFSYPEEQPRDITSRYRGVHRLTKREDESIRCVACFMCATACPAECIFIEAKERDDGVDEKMPEVFTIDLLECVFCGGCVEACPCDAIRMDTGIFSFVAKAREDFMLTKEKLLSHEPKKESE; the protein is encoded by the coding sequence ATGGGCATTAAAATTGTTAAACGTGAAGGAAATAGTTTTAAAGAAAAACTTTACATTCCTGCGATTTTTGGTGGCATGAAAACGACCTTGCGCCACTTTTTAACCAATCTAAGCGATACCTCAAAGGTGAAAACGTTTTCTTACCCCGAAGAGCAACCTCGTGACATCACAAGCCGTTACCGAGGGGTGCATCGCCTCACCAAGCGAGAGGATGAGAGTATTCGCTGTGTGGCGTGTTTTATGTGCGCAACAGCGTGTCCTGCGGAGTGTATTTTCATCGAAGCTAAAGAGCGTGACGATGGGGTGGATGAAAAGATGCCTGAAGTGTTTACCATCGACTTACTAGAGTGTGTCTTTTGTGGAGGCTGTGTTGAAGCGTGTCCGTGTGATGCGATTCGTATGGATACGGGGATTTTTAGTTTTGTGGCTAAGGCTCGAGAAGATTTTATGCTCACCAAAGAGAAACTTTTAAGCCATGAGCCCAAAAAGGAGTCTGAATGA
- the nuoK gene encoding NADH-quinone oxidoreductase subunit NuoK, protein MIAGSLFSYIVVAMILFSIGLLGVMSRKNIFVIYMSIELMLNAVNLIFIALAQYHGSMGSHVIAMLIIAIAAAEAAVFLSLIVVLYKRKKSLDSDIFRSLSQKEYV, encoded by the coding sequence ATGATAGCAGGGTCACTTTTTTCCTACATTGTGGTGGCGATGATACTTTTTTCCATCGGACTTTTAGGGGTGATGAGTCGTAAAAATATTTTTGTGATTTACATGTCGATTGAGCTGATGCTCAATGCGGTGAATCTTATTTTTATAGCACTTGCACAGTACCATGGTTCTATGGGCTCACACGTGATTGCGATGCTGATTATTGCCATCGCAGCAGCGGAAGCGGCGGTTTTTTTATCGTTAATTGTGGTCTTGTACAAGCGCAAAAAATCCCTTGATTCGGATATTTTTAGGTCTCTTTCACAAAAGGAGTATGTATGA
- the nuoL gene encoding NADH-quinone oxidoreductase subunit L — MNFLLAWIVLIPLCSSLFIGLAYVYSITCKRLSRAWFSVPALSAPFLSLAIGIYFFIQMLHESQVFLYRPYLWLSIDNYDIHMGFLGDKLSIFMVLFITFVGGLIHLYASAYMKEDEGYGKFFCYFNLFLASMLLLVLADGPLIMFIGWEGVGLCSYLLISFYFSEASNVVAGNKAFLVNRVGDMGFLIGLALLYFYCGDYGFDYASIEAKMAGVPSWVLPLAGLALFVGAMGKSAQIPLYVWLPDAMAGPTPVSALIHAATMVTAGVYMVTRFSFLYEMIPHIGLFIAYIGAFSALFAALIATKQSDIKKILAYSTMSQLGYMFIAAGLGAYSSALFHVLTHAFFKALLFMGAGAVIVMMHHEQNIFKMGQMRLVSKVVYGTMLIATLAISGIPPFSGFFSKDEILLVAFGSGHYGLWAIGVLSAILTAYYMFRLFFVVFEGKNALHVKHAHDVSWVMKAPLVILALGALGAGFLGLPELLGGSHGIGVWLGEWGRRALHVSHTTEWVLIGINIAASVLGIAIASVKFSRYDLRHEPLLSGVIYHKFYIDELYDALFVRPLLRLSQKCAFWMDTNVVDAVVMGLSRGFIRIGYLVSVVQNANVRFYASIMMLGVSAIALYLIVIVG, encoded by the coding sequence ATGAATTTCCTTTTAGCGTGGATTGTGCTTATTCCGTTGTGCTCTTCATTATTTATAGGCTTGGCGTATGTGTATAGCATTACATGTAAACGACTCTCACGGGCGTGGTTTAGCGTTCCAGCTCTGAGTGCTCCTTTTTTAAGTTTGGCGATAGGGATTTATTTTTTCATACAGATGTTGCACGAATCGCAGGTGTTTTTATACCGTCCTTATCTGTGGCTCAGTATTGATAACTACGACATTCATATGGGATTTTTAGGCGATAAGCTCTCTATTTTTATGGTACTTTTCATCACGTTCGTGGGAGGGTTGATTCATCTATATGCCAGTGCGTATATGAAAGAAGACGAAGGGTATGGAAAGTTTTTTTGCTATTTCAACCTTTTTTTAGCATCGATGTTACTTTTGGTCTTAGCCGATGGGCCGCTTATTATGTTTATTGGGTGGGAAGGGGTAGGGCTTTGTTCGTACTTACTCATTAGTTTTTATTTTAGCGAGGCATCCAATGTGGTTGCGGGCAATAAAGCCTTTCTTGTCAACCGAGTCGGGGATATGGGGTTTTTAATAGGTCTTGCGCTGCTTTATTTTTACTGTGGGGATTATGGGTTTGATTATGCTTCGATTGAAGCGAAAATGGCAGGGGTTCCTTCATGGGTTTTACCCCTAGCAGGGCTTGCTCTTTTTGTGGGTGCTATGGGAAAATCAGCGCAAATTCCGCTCTACGTTTGGCTTCCAGATGCGATGGCAGGTCCCACACCTGTTTCAGCACTCATTCACGCCGCAACCATGGTCACAGCGGGTGTGTACATGGTGACACGCTTTTCCTTTTTGTATGAGATGATTCCACACATCGGTCTGTTTATCGCTTACATCGGAGCGTTTAGTGCTCTGTTTGCCGCACTTATTGCTACCAAACAAAGCGATATTAAAAAGATTTTGGCGTATTCGACGATGTCACAGCTAGGTTATATGTTTATCGCCGCAGGATTGGGGGCTTATAGCAGTGCGTTGTTTCATGTCTTGACCCATGCGTTTTTTAAAGCGCTTTTATTTATGGGAGCAGGAGCGGTGATTGTCATGATGCACCATGAACAAAATATCTTTAAGATGGGACAGATGCGTCTGGTTTCCAAAGTGGTGTACGGTACGATGTTGATTGCAACGCTTGCTATTAGCGGTATTCCTCCTTTTTCAGGGTTCTTTAGCAAAGATGAGATTTTATTGGTGGCGTTTGGCAGTGGGCATTATGGCTTATGGGCGATAGGTGTGCTAAGCGCTATCCTTACAGCGTACTATATGTTTCGCCTCTTTTTTGTTGTTTTTGAGGGGAAAAACGCTTTACATGTAAAGCACGCACATGATGTCTCATGGGTGATGAAAGCACCTTTGGTGATTCTTGCTTTAGGTGCTCTTGGCGCTGGATTTTTAGGACTTCCTGAGCTTTTGGGAGGTTCTCATGGCATAGGTGTGTGGCTTGGCGAGTGGGGCAGACGTGCGTTACATGTAAGTCATACAACCGAGTGGGTACTTATTGGTATCAACATTGCCGCATCGGTTCTTGGCATCGCCATCGCTTCGGTGAAATTTAGCCGTTATGATTTGCGCCACGAGCCTCTTCTAAGCGGAGTGATTTACCATAAATTTTATATTGATGAGCTTTACGATGCTCTTTTTGTACGTCCGCTTTTACGCTTGAGTCAAAAGTGTGCTTTTTGGATGGATACCAATGTTGTGGATGCGGTGGTGATGGGGCTCTCACGTGGGTTTATTCGTATAGGGTATTTGGTCTCTGTCGTGCAAAATGCGAATGTTCGTTTTTACGCATCAATTATGATGTTGGGTGTCAGTGCGATTGCGCTTTATTTGATTGTGATTGTGGGGTAG
- a CDS encoding complex I subunit 4 family protein, whose protein sequence is MEVGILSVIIFLPMVMAFSLLLLPVNTAWTRAIAFSVSVVIFCLAFYIYQQFDPHGGMQFREYHPWIKSYGIHYSLGLDGFSLIVLMLIATLIPSAYLLLWKNNRSKSYWISMLLIQSGISGTLFSLDLILFYFFWEAMLLPVFMIIGLFGSGNRVFSTLKVTIYTIMGSLFMFVSILYLGVAYYYEFAMWSFEMSDIATISTLQYEQKVLLFLGFMLAFAIKIPLFPFHSWLLETYSNSPTGGVFLLSSIMAKLGVYALVRFVLPIFPDIFVLAAPFLIGLGLFGLIYFGIAALSQHTIKKMLAYSSASHLGFITAGVFSLNVHGMMGSAYLIVAHAIATGGLFLLVGVMERNLGIRSLDQLGGIAHKAPLFTVFFAIMVLCTVGIPGTNGFVAELLIILGIFKFNSLLGIVAALTVLVAASYMLWLFQKAILVRSNNDVSRMVDLDGKEILGLLPLSLLIIAMGVYPDFFLYKIEPTIHYYLNELLHVGG, encoded by the coding sequence ATGGAAGTAGGAATTCTTTCGGTCATTATATTTTTGCCAATGGTTATGGCATTTTCTCTTCTTTTATTGCCTGTAAATACTGCGTGGACACGAGCTATTGCCTTTAGTGTTTCGGTGGTGATTTTTTGTTTGGCGTTTTATATTTATCAGCAGTTTGACCCTCATGGGGGAATGCAGTTTCGAGAATACCATCCGTGGATTAAAAGCTATGGGATTCATTACAGCCTTGGGTTGGATGGTTTTTCGCTGATTGTTTTGATGTTAATCGCAACACTGATTCCCAGTGCTTACTTATTATTATGGAAAAACAATCGCTCAAAAAGCTATTGGATTAGTATGTTACTCATTCAATCGGGTATTAGTGGGACACTCTTTTCGCTGGATTTGATTTTGTTCTACTTTTTTTGGGAAGCGATGTTATTGCCTGTCTTTATGATTATTGGTCTTTTTGGAAGTGGCAATCGTGTTTTTTCAACATTGAAGGTGACGATTTATACCATCATGGGCTCTTTGTTTATGTTTGTGAGTATTTTGTATTTGGGCGTGGCGTATTATTATGAGTTTGCGATGTGGAGTTTTGAGATGAGCGATATTGCGACCATCTCAACCTTGCAGTATGAGCAAAAAGTATTGCTTTTTTTAGGCTTCATGCTCGCTTTTGCCATTAAAATTCCACTTTTTCCGTTTCATTCATGGCTTTTAGAAACCTATTCAAACTCTCCCACGGGCGGTGTTTTTTTACTCTCATCCATTATGGCAAAACTGGGTGTTTATGCCCTAGTGCGTTTTGTTCTGCCAATTTTTCCTGATATTTTTGTTTTAGCAGCCCCCTTTTTGATAGGGCTTGGGCTTTTTGGCTTAATCTATTTTGGTATTGCCGCCTTATCGCAACATACCATCAAAAAGATGCTTGCTTACTCTTCGGCATCGCATTTAGGCTTTATCACCGCAGGTGTCTTTTCTTTGAATGTGCATGGCATGATGGGCAGTGCGTATCTTATCGTCGCACATGCGATTGCCACGGGAGGGCTTTTTTTACTCGTGGGGGTGATGGAGCGAAATTTGGGTATTCGCTCTCTTGATCAGCTTGGAGGCATCGCACACAAAGCACCGCTTTTTACCGTTTTTTTTGCGATTATGGTTTTGTGTACGGTGGGAATCCCTGGTACGAATGGTTTTGTGGCAGAACTGCTCATTATATTAGGTATTTTTAAATTCAATAGTCTCTTAGGCATTGTTGCGGCATTAACGGTTTTGGTGGCGGCAAGTTATATGTTATGGTTGTTTCAAAAAGCCATTTTGGTGCGCTCAAACAACGATGTCTCACGCATGGTGGATTTAGATGGTAAAGAAATCTTGGGGCTTTTACCGCTTTCACTTTTGATTATTGCGATGGGTGTTTATCCTGATTTTTTCCTCTATAAGATAGAACCTACCATTCATTACTATCTTAACGAACTTTTACATGTAGGAGGATAG
- a CDS encoding NADH-quinone oxidoreductase subunit N, with the protein MLIELSYLLPLIIVGVGAIVLMVLSPVKYFSMEHFSLMSFSVILMALGSNVYYFGELRTSFPFEDIFSKMIIDDSYAVYFDSILLSGALVTSLVGTHYFQTKRHFKKEFFSLFLFSVFGMMLLVHANELITAFIALEIASLSLYVMVGFQKNDDRRVEASYQYLVLGSLSGIFFLLGTALIYAGLGTTVLGDLGRALDAMMGRDVSLVVIGGTFLLVTFLFKISAFPFHNWTIDVYDGSPLPVTAFMAATFKVAIFGFILRLMLVDLDPIRDMWDSLFVVIIIATLLYGSLMAIIQKSLKRMLAASSIVHTGYLLIAFVSIGVLGESASSSIIYYLVAYFLSAMGAFGLISYITSDDQKRVTYEDFRGFAHVHPYMAAMLSIFMLSLAGLPTTIGFVGKFYIFTGAIEAGYTLLAVCGVSATFVSIYYYFKLIALMYFYPACESEYENVLTLRGITPITIGFIALAVIWGGIGNTFIAYFPGVDFLIDTARLSYMSLFIK; encoded by the coding sequence ATGCTTATAGAACTGAGTTATCTTTTGCCCTTGATTATTGTTGGTGTGGGGGCTATTGTTTTGATGGTGCTCTCGCCTGTCAAATATTTCTCGATGGAGCATTTTTCACTGATGAGTTTTAGTGTGATTTTAATGGCTCTGGGAAGCAACGTCTACTATTTTGGCGAATTGCGTACCAGTTTTCCTTTTGAAGACATTTTTTCAAAGATGATTATTGATGATAGTTATGCGGTCTATTTTGATTCTATCTTACTGAGTGGCGCTCTCGTGACATCGTTGGTTGGAACGCACTATTTTCAAACCAAACGCCATTTCAAAAAAGAGTTTTTTTCCCTCTTTCTTTTTTCGGTGTTTGGGATGATGCTTTTAGTGCATGCCAATGAGTTAATCACCGCTTTTATCGCTCTTGAAATCGCTTCTTTGTCCTTATATGTGATGGTAGGGTTTCAAAAAAACGATGACCGTCGGGTAGAGGCAAGCTATCAATACTTAGTCTTAGGCTCACTCTCAGGCATTTTCTTTTTGCTAGGCACAGCACTCATTTATGCAGGGCTTGGAACAACGGTTTTGGGCGATTTGGGAAGAGCACTTGATGCAATGATGGGAAGAGATGTTTCCTTAGTCGTGATAGGCGGAACCTTTTTACTGGTGACGTTTTTATTTAAAATCTCCGCCTTTCCTTTTCACAATTGGACGATTGATGTCTATGATGGCTCACCCCTTCCTGTCACGGCGTTTATGGCAGCAACCTTTAAAGTGGCTATTTTTGGATTTATCTTACGCTTAATGTTAGTAGATTTAGACCCGATTCGGGATATGTGGGATAGTTTATTTGTGGTGATTATCATTGCAACGCTCTTATATGGCAGTTTGATGGCGATTATCCAGAAGAGTTTAAAGCGAATGTTGGCGGCTTCGAGTATCGTGCATACGGGGTATTTGCTCATTGCTTTTGTCTCCATTGGGGTTTTAGGGGAGAGTGCTTCAAGTTCGATTATTTATTATCTTGTCGCCTATTTTCTCTCGGCCATGGGAGCGTTTGGGCTCATTTCGTACATCACCTCGGATGATCAAAAACGTGTCACGTATGAAGATTTTCGAGGCTTTGCGCATGTGCATCCGTATATGGCGGCGATGCTCAGCATCTTTATGCTCTCTTTAGCAGGACTTCCAACCACCATAGGCTTTGTTGGCAAGTTTTATATCTTCACAGGAGCCATTGAAGCAGGTTACACCCTTTTAGCGGTGTGTGGCGTGAGTGCCACGTTTGTTTCGATTTATTACTACTTCAAGTTGATTGCGCTGATGTATTTTTACCCTGCGTGTGAGTCTGAATATGAAAATGTCCTAACGCTTCGAGGGATTACTCCCATTACGATAGGATTTATTGCCCTTGCCGTTATTTGGGGTGGTATTGGTAACACGTTTATCGCCTATTTTCCAGGGGTTGATTTTCTTATCGATACCGCAAGACTTTCGTACATGTCACTTTTCATCAAATAG